The Vespula vulgaris chromosome 3, iyVesVulg1.1, whole genome shotgun sequence DNA window ttttttctcattattcttttttcttttttgtcttgtttttttttctttttttctttttttctttttttttttttaattaaggtatcatatatatacactttcgTCGCTTTTCAtgcttatctttttatcttatttttttcttttgaagagAATCCCACACTGAAATGTATCTCGATGGCTAAGAGAGTGAAAGTagtgatatacatataatatatatatatatatatacacatatacatatacatacatacatacatatacatatatatgcatatatatatataggaacaATCTAATAACACAGTTACGAACGGATTAACCTAAGATATTTCttgattatacatatatatgtattgaacCGACTCGTTAGTTCTTTCATTGGACCTCGGAtaggattaatatttttttcatttcatatttcaaattttgtcTGATCTTTCTCTCAAATAAGAATCTCgatccttcttctttattcttcttttttttttttttttaaagacacAAAAACGATCGCCAATGTAACGTTCGAAGCAATAATGAATGATCTCGAAGATCATCGAAGGAgaatagggaaaaaaaaaagaaatgaaaatgaaatttgagcataaagtatgaaaaattgtcataattttgtaagaaatttttaaattaaattatttaataagagGTATACAAACTAAGGCACGATATAAAACTCTTTTATcacattatttttaacgaatagaaaaggaaaaaaaatgaaaaagaacgaaaaatttcTTGCATACAATAATCGACttttgaatattaattatactaattaatcaatcaatcaatcgcGTTGTGGTCCAGAGAGATCAAGGAAACTAATACTACGATGGAGAcccgtctctttctttctatactctctttccacacacacacacattatatatatatatatatatatatatatatatatatatatatatatatatatatagtatatatatagtatgtatatgtatatgtatataagttagGAGCTACGAGGGTTAACGCTAGTTAGCACACTTACAACGACGGTTTTACGCTAAagtcgttttttctttttttcttttttttttataatttacagaTTAAACGATACCGTATATTAGTagtccttcttctttttcatctttctttttcttaacgagATTTCGAGGGGATCGAGCAGGTAGTAAATTCGTGGGGTGTCGTCGaataatttgtttctctttctttttttcttttgtcctcaccccattttatatatcgttatttttgttttttttttctgtttatcttgttttttcttcgatctccCTCAAAAACACGTCTCGCTCGTCTCTTAAGAATAATACTGAATCTACTCGCAAAGGTCCTATTTATTTCTCAACTCCGGTTTATCgatttcttagaaaaaagtaaatcgaACCGGattagtttttcttcttcctcttcgtttcctttctttctttctttttttttctttttttttccgatgAGCATCACATCCAAGATCCtcgtgaaattttttcttttttttctctaagaaacgtggaaagaaataagatcgaGGAACATCGAGGAAGGTGTGCATCGTCGAAAACAGTCTTTTACAGCGGCACGATCTTCTCGTTTCGATGCATCGGTGTGTCGTAAGCAGGCACGCACTTGTAGTATTGCGGTGGATAGGAATAGCTTGCATCTGATGGCGACAATCGACCACGGAAACGGCTACGAACGATGTGGGTGATCAGCAGAAGGCAGAGCAATGCTAGGACGACAATCAGCGTAATTGGGACCACTCCCCAACCTCTGCTATTCTGATGACCGATCTCATTTTCCTTTGAAATTCGAAAATGCGtgtgtaatttaatattaataatttataatataaatatatgtgtgtatattattatataattataataattaaatatatatatatatatatatatatattaagtgagttatataaattttaagatttaatattaataatttataatatacatatatgtatattattatataattataatatatatatattatatttatgatatataatataaattctaagaTTGGATGTGAAAACATCTTGATTACTTTTGACGAAGGAACTGAATGCTATGTGACATAAAATCTGATTAATATACAAAACAGTCGACTGTGGTATTTATAAATCTTGGAAAGTAATATTTTCCTTCACAGTAATTGCGATAGTACGAATATATAAGATAGTTCAATCTTTCTTGATTTGTTTCACAAAGGTTCTGTATATTACAGAATTAAGTCTCatttgaagaaatttttatgatcttttaatatcttagaaaatatatttctaaaaaatacgctttttgcttttaatcgtatatattcttacgcagagatttatttttatcgttcaaaGGGACGTTCTCagtatatcgatataaaaaaaacgtaattaatattagatggcgaataaaatataaaatatatacattcgcAAAAATTCCCTtcgattatcaaaattaacataaatatcCCTCCATTCAATTTCTATGCTATTCAATCTCTATATACGATAAATCTCTTTTAACGATAAATTCGCGTTGAGAACAGAAAAATtgtgattaatattaaattgcaAAATACTTCGTTTGCAATGTTTGCATTGCAATGAATCCAAAAATTGCAatgtagaaatttatttttagtatattATCGAAATTGGTTGGTTAGATTTTAGGTGACTCACCAAGGTATACATCTAAGTAAAGGATTAGTAAAATAGTATTAAATTagattattactattatagaagatcttttttttgcaTTGGAAAAATCCAAAAATTGCAatgtagaaatttatttttagtatattATCGAAATTGGTTGGTTAGATTTTAGGTGACTCACCAAGGTATACATCTAAGTAAAGGATTAGTAAAATAGTATTAAATTagattattactattatagaagatcttttttttatttattatcacggATATAGTTCGAAATATTTGAAGTTGTTGGTTAATAGAAGTTGAGTTTGTTCGAttttcgataaagaaagatcgagTTGATCAACTTACCGTGATCGGACAAACTGGGCAGCATGTGTTTGGTTCCGGGGGTAAAGGATCGCTACAGGCCACCGAACAAACGGTCTCCTTGCAATTTACTCTCCCGCCTACCTCGCACGTGCAAGTCGTGCAAGCGTTTCGTAGCCAGTTTCCACCTTCCTGTATTGGTTCGTTCTTGTCGTTGATGCAACTCGCACGACAGCGACATAtctgaaaatgaagaaaaacgaacaattctatttctgtttatttcttctttcttttctcctttatttgACGTTTCGttcattacatatatatgtgtgtgttatatatatgtgtatgttataactatttatataattaactcTTTATAAAGTTACACAACTTACAagttttattgtttatatatttatatatatatatatataatttttatataaatatataaatatatttttatatagtatatgattttttatatttatatatttgcacGCTCGTacattcgttaatatttttcaaatcttcaatttttttttattataattatttaatttattattgtaaaattaattaatttaatataaatattaaattatattcagTATAGTGTAGGTGTAGTTGTATTTTAGTAAAAGTTATACTACATGTTTTacgtaatgttttttttataaacatagaCAAAAGTAGATTGAGTCTTAGAAAGTTAATTTTCATTCATCGAATAATCAGAGAAAATCATTTTGAGAAGCTTCGAGTGatcaaataattgataaaaatgatttcatctcgtaaaagaaagtattttaattaattcatttgaGACAATTGCAAAATAGTTATAAGTTTTCAATTTCATAATTCTTTAAATTGAAGactaaagtttaaaaaaacgaagaaagaaaacaacaggATAACATAAAAAGTAGGAAAAGATTGTTACCGGACAGCCACGTTTGTTGGTTCTGTAACCGAATCTGCATTTTTTCTTGCATCCCACGAACAGAGGACAGTCCTCGTGAAGCTGTTTGCACTCGCATAAAGTGCAATCGTTCTCGTCCATCATGAGACCATGTTCGCAATGAAGATCACACTTTACTTCGGGACAGACGATTTTCTTATCGTCGTCATTTTCGAAACTCTCGACATTTGGATGGCTCAATGTCCGATTCGACGAAGAGACACTCGAATTTTGTTGATGTCGTTGAGGTGACAGTGATGGTGACGATGAATTTGATGTTGATTGGCAGGTACAAATCGAACATCCACTCTCGTCTTTTACGAGATCGCAGTTCAGTTCACAGTTTGATAATTCTGGACAATGTTTGTCATTTTCGAATGGTGTGTGGACTATTTCgttctgaaaataaaattttccttgtttttaGATGAAATAAGgaagtgatttttttttttaacaatacaGTAGAACGacaggaaagaaataaattatttatattcgtgaattttcttaaatagaaattctatttaatatctatattttgttaaattagatcgataatgataaagatgataatagtaatactttattattagtttaaaagtaacaaaagaactttgtttattattccagattttttaactcttttgaaaatttcaagtcttccttttttcgattatatcagctagaatattttcatattttattgaagATTCAAAATCATGTCTATATTTGGTCGAGACAAAcgttaaaaagataacaatagTTGTAGCGTCAAAAACACGAACGGATGAAACGGGGAAAATTTATACCGTCAAAGGTGACAAATATAGAATGGTAGACGagcttttttaattttcctcgATGGAATTTCTTGCTTTTGACGCGGTGTTTCGTGTGCTTTAGTTAGaagctttcattttttattattttttacttaaaaaaattttttaaagtatggattcgttttttttttaaataaatttgtttaatttctttctcgcgaTAAAACCCATTTATACGTCGAAATTCGAACTCGTATGATATCAAACTTGCTATTAATGATttgatcttttctttgttacaaagaaaaaacaaagtataaaaACGATAATCTCATATTagcatcgaaaagaaatttctaaaaaatctGTCATGTTCTTCTCAcagtttacaaaaatattatatcacaaatattataatcctTCGTAATGtcatgtaaattttttattgaaaaattaatatatttatattttgtaactCTTATGTGATCGTTTcgttacaaaaattaattgctaatttatatttaaaaattaatgtttgcTTACGTTATATCTGTATAGATATAAAacttttacataattttatattgtaattacaaaagataataggattatatagaaagtattaaaataaagaaatataatagaatagaagaaatgttcgacgaaaataacaaaaaaaaaaaaaaaaaaaaataggagaaaGACTGACCTTTGTTGATTCGTAACATTCGCAAATTTGACAGCCGTCCTCGTCGGTCAAATAACGATCGCAATTGAGGTTACAGTCGATCAAAGGAGTCTTGCAAATCGACTTGTTATCGACATCGACATCGGTCGAACTCGTTGGTTGTGGACAGTGAGAGCAACATTCGCCTGGATCTGGTGGTATTGCGTTTGCACAAAATTTGCACATGATCGCTTGACAGGACACTTGCCCATTCTCCTGGCATGTGCAATTTACACAAGGTTCCTCTTTCCAATGTTCACCAACTCGTCGGAAAATCCCATCCTTGAAGAAACAATTCCCGGTATTGCTACCCTCTTCCGTTTCGATCCAGTATACGGATTCTGTAAGattcaacatttttaattgattcgttaactttaatttttacaaatacaatattttttacaaatatttttttaattaaaataataaaaatcatattcaaaatgaaagaaaaatttgaattcCAAAcgaaaatgattgaaaaaggattgattgaaaaattaaaggaagaaaaaaagcaaagattAACACTAGAATAGTTTTTCATCAAATCCTACTTTTATCAAATCGATCAATTATTTGGTGGGTActtgagaagaaaataaaaacactttatttgttattattttcaattcatttggttttacaataaaaatgttttgatATAACACTAGATGAATCTAAAATCCTTCATTTCGATCGGTTTTCTGGTGGTAATTCTggtgttataaaaaaattgaatatattaattctcagAAATTACATGAATTAATTGACGtatggaaataattaaaaagtaaggTAATGAAGCTCCCCTGTTAGTTAAAATGCCAGGCGATATTTAAAAACTGTTAATAGAACGTAGGAATATAAGCGACGGGGTCAAAGTTTGatacaatttaaaatatgatCATAATGAAGCGTGATATGAAATTACCGCGTTATCTAACTAGTATTAACCACTAGCACTAGGAGCATTACCACAAGTCAATATTTGCCCATTACGCTTGAACCATAATTAAAAGGTAATCGATTAAAAGCGAACGTCGATGTCGTTACTTGTTTCCTCGTGGATTAGAGAGCGGATTAGAGAAGGTAGTTAAGTTCGATCGACGATCGGATACTCTCCTTAGACTTTCCTTTCGAACTTTGAATCTCCAATCCAATCTTGTATAGCTAAGGTTATGGTTAAGTTTTAATGATTATGAAATTTCAATGTGAATATGGCCAATGTTATTAAGTtccgagagagagggatgcaAGATAAGAGTAAGCTCATTAAAATTCAACAGGTAGTATCGAAgttcttaagaaaaaaaaagaaagagagagagagagagagggagagagagagagagagagagagagaaatgggtGATCACCTTTGTTAGCTTGGTagttaaaaatcttttcttccaaatactaccctttctttttttccatttgtcTAAGCAGCACAACCTAatcgcttttttctctttttccgtctCTGTCGATTCGAAGACGTGCTCGTTtattttcctatctctctcgagattcctcgagaaaaaagaaatggaaatagCGTGGTCTTAGTGCTATCACGAAGAAACACTTAGGATCGTGTGTCTCTAAGGGTAGAAAATTGTTACTTGGTATTGATACtctatatacacgtgtatatctACATGTGTAGTGACGTGAGAGTAAAAGACAGAGggatgataaagagagagagagagagagagagagagagagagagagagacaggaagagaATGTGTGGACGACGATTGGAATTGTGAttgggagagggagagaatggaGATTCGAGATATCGACCCGAtattgtatgtacatgtatacagGGTGAACCACGTAACTTGACCAgtctaattttattatcgtaccTATACTCCTGTGAATGGAACgccataaatttcatttacttttatcGGTTCTTCTTTCAACAAGATCTTTAGAATTTTAAATCTAATCAAAGAAGGTTCACTtgtaattttaacaaatgtaataatttatatcta harbors:
- the LOC127062105 gene encoding cysteine-rich motor neuron 1 protein-like, which translates into the protein MRASLLLLGGIIVVLSIAVARALSCVCSPLECDILTDEDCPGGLTWDPCRCCKVCARVEGEPCGGLFGFSGSCAVGLQCVIKNLLPHTREVDEGVCAKIPGRWRRHCPNGPVMSGPGCNLVGDGTSDESGNAVASGKCVCGPSVPWCPGEPRPYVYMTRHECKLNLAAKIAYDDLLDSKDRANVVADESKDATAAPDTPSNRLLHGSRCPEDSVENENGECKCSPTCPSPPVCSEPEQRLLLTRNAIPGTPGRCCPRYKCLPSGHQQDGHQEGQDQQQSSENGCPRDSVPSEDEVCKCVPTCPPASCKPGERAVEVRRAVPNTPGSCCPLYDCVASESVYWIETEEGSNTGNCFFKDGIFRRVGEHWKEEPCVNCTCQENGQVSCQAIMCKFCANAIPPDPGECCSHCPQPTSSTDVDVDNKSICKTPLIDCNLNCDRYLTDEDGCQICECYESTKNEIVHTPFENDKHCPELSNCELNCDLVKDESGCSICTCQSTSNSSSPSLSPQRHQQNSSVSSSNRTLSHPNVESFENDDDKKIVCPEVKCDLHCEHGLMMDENDCTLCECKQLHEDCPLFVGCKKKCRFGYRTNKRGCPICRCRASCINDKNEPIQEGGNWLRNACTTCTCEVGGRVNCKETVCSVACSDPLPPEPNTCCPVCPITENEIGHQNSRGWGVVPITLIVVLALLCLLLITHIVRSRFRGRLSPSDASYSYPPQYYKCVPAYDTPMHRNEKIVPL